A single region of the Hyphomicrobiales bacterium genome encodes:
- a CDS encoding hypothetical protein (Evidence 5 : Unknown function), protein MMFPPFRPYGAIPSVAMLLRLKIDERIHQLGWRQMIPSKSVNLLWTTVRTSRMSSCRVEHR, encoded by the coding sequence GTGATGTTTCCGCCGTTCCGGCCCTATGGAGCAATTCCCTCCGTCGCGATGTTGCTGCGCCTAAAAATAGACGAGCGAATTCACCAACTTGGGTGGCGCCAGATGATTCCATCCAAGTCGGTGAATTTGCTCTGGACAACCGTCCGGACATCTCGCATGTCCAGCTGCCGGGTCGAGCACCGGTG
- a CDS encoding NADP-dependent 3-hydroxy acid dehydrogenase YdfG, with translation MARSKVALVTGAGSGVGRAVTLAFARDGYTVVLAGRRIDALNETISLAAQPEQLLAVPTDVSDAVSVNALFEIVKERFGRLDVLFNNAGVNAPGVPLEELTVEQWQNVVDVNLTGPFLCTQAAFRIMKDQDPRGGRIINNGSVSATAPRPNSAPYTATKHAITGLTKSTSLDGRKYDIACGQIDIGNAATEMAMRMTTGVPQADGSVRVEPVMDVAHVGEAVLGMANLPLDVNVQFITVMATKMPLVGRG, from the coding sequence ATGGCTAGGAGTAAGGTAGCTCTGGTGACCGGGGCGGGTTCCGGCGTGGGGCGCGCGGTAACGCTCGCTTTCGCCCGGGATGGCTACACCGTCGTGCTGGCGGGACGGCGCATCGACGCGTTGAACGAGACCATCAGCCTCGCGGCTCAGCCCGAGCAGCTTCTCGCGGTGCCCACGGACGTGAGCGACGCGGTTTCCGTGAACGCCTTGTTCGAGATCGTGAAGGAGCGTTTCGGCCGCCTCGACGTGCTGTTCAACAATGCCGGTGTCAATGCGCCGGGCGTCCCGTTGGAGGAGCTCACGGTCGAGCAGTGGCAGAACGTGGTCGACGTCAACCTCACCGGCCCGTTCCTCTGCACCCAGGCAGCCTTCCGCATCATGAAGGATCAGGATCCGCGCGGCGGACGGATCATCAACAACGGCTCCGTCTCGGCCACCGCTCCGCGCCCGAATTCCGCGCCCTATACGGCGACCAAGCACGCGATCACGGGCCTGACCAAGTCGACCTCTCTCGACGGGCGCAAATATGATATTGCCTGCGGCCAGATCGACATCGGCAATGCCGCGACGGAAATGGCGATGCGGATGACCACGGGCGTGCCGCAAGCGGACGGTTCGGTCCGCGTCGAGCCCGTCATGGATGTGGCCCATGTGGGCGAGGCCGTGCTCGGCATGGCGAACCTGCCGCTCGACGTGAACGTGCAGTTCATCACCGTCATGGCCACGAAGATGCCGCTCGTGGGGCGCGGCTAG
- the lipB gene encoding Octanoyltransferase: protein MTTLGQTRDSLAGTMMRSTAGAPVAWIVTEGLVDYEVAMAAMEARVAAIAEGRASECVWLIEHPPLYTAGTSANDADLVDPTRFPVHHTGRGGQYTYHGPGQRVAYVMLDLKQRAQDLRLFVSALEQWLIATLDGFNIRGERREDRVGVWVRRPDKGALTEDKIAAIGIRVRRWVTFHGISLNVEPDLGHFSGIVPCGVTQHGVTSLVDLGIPITMPEVDDVLRRAFEDQFGPTVSVDTCGLP from the coding sequence ATGACAACTTTAGGACAGACCCGCGACAGCCTGGCGGGTACGATGATGCGGTCGACGGCGGGAGCGCCCGTCGCATGGATCGTCACTGAGGGTTTGGTCGACTACGAGGTGGCGATGGCCGCGATGGAGGCGCGGGTCGCCGCGATCGCCGAAGGCCGCGCCAGCGAATGCGTCTGGCTCATCGAGCATCCGCCGCTCTACACGGCAGGCACATCCGCCAACGATGCCGATCTCGTCGATCCCACGCGCTTTCCCGTGCACCATACCGGCCGGGGAGGGCAATATACCTATCATGGGCCCGGCCAGCGTGTGGCCTACGTCATGCTGGACCTGAAGCAACGCGCCCAGGATCTGCGATTGTTCGTCTCGGCGCTGGAGCAATGGCTGATTGCGACGCTGGACGGCTTCAACATCCGTGGCGAGCGCCGCGAGGATCGGGTCGGCGTTTGGGTGAGGCGGCCCGACAAGGGGGCCTTGACCGAGGACAAGATAGCCGCCATCGGCATTCGCGTGCGCCGCTGGGTCACCTTTCACGGCATCAGCCTCAATGTCGAACCGGACCTCGGGCATTTCTCAGGCATCGTTCCCTGCGGCGTTACCCAGCATGGGGTCACCAGCCTGGTGGATCTCGGCATTCCGATCACGATGCCTGAAGTGGACGACGTCTTGCGGCGTGCCTTCGAGGACCAGTTTGGCCCTACGGTTTCCGTGGACACATGCGGCCTGCCTTAG
- a CDS encoding GNAT family N-acetyltransferase, whose amino-acid sequence MSWVSGPLKGGTSQDPWLLRAQAVGAPQPDITLTCLDVGEIADLDPAGWDELSRQALEPNPFYSRAYVLAGLQTIDRHIRIRMGVMMAAGRMVGLFPFRRRGPCGRGVAIAAGNLYQFCGTPLVHRDYAEAVLECWAAAVARGKLPSLWRFNHVGLQGPLMTSWSRVLARHGLVLRPIYKYERPRLTRTEGGFEAHCRQFISKARLKDVRRTIRRLEELGRLRFERATHAGEIRQRPEDFLAIENAGWKGRAGSSFLARPQDARFARLAFRAGQRSLTTVTDSLLLDDKPIAVSLNLVAGDTIFTPKTAYDEAYRRYSPGLVLEFRVMQAFYDESADGAEAQGTVMDAATTVDGHLVQGLWNATRAMGTVLIGPDRPRTYAQALYERGHHRLRETAKTYLKGYWNLKGYGRRQIGS is encoded by the coding sequence ATGAGCTGGGTGTCCGGCCCGCTCAAGGGGGGCACGTCGCAAGATCCCTGGCTTCTCCGGGCGCAGGCGGTTGGTGCGCCACAGCCGGATATCACCCTGACTTGCCTCGACGTCGGGGAAATTGCGGATCTCGACCCTGCAGGCTGGGACGAACTGTCCCGCCAGGCGTTGGAGCCTAATCCCTTCTATAGCCGCGCCTATGTCCTTGCGGGGCTTCAGACGATCGACCGGCATATCAGGATCCGCATGGGGGTGATGATGGCGGCAGGACGAATGGTCGGCCTGTTTCCTTTCCGTCGACGCGGCCCTTGCGGACGGGGCGTGGCCATAGCGGCAGGCAATCTCTACCAGTTTTGCGGCACGCCGCTGGTTCACAGGGATTACGCCGAAGCCGTGTTGGAATGTTGGGCCGCCGCCGTCGCTCGCGGCAAGCTTCCGTCCCTGTGGCGCTTCAACCATGTCGGCCTGCAGGGCCCACTGATGACGTCATGGAGCCGCGTCCTGGCGCGGCACGGGCTCGTGCTGCGGCCGATCTATAAGTATGAGAGGCCGCGATTGACCCGAACCGAGGGCGGCTTCGAGGCTCATTGCAGGCAGTTCATTTCGAAGGCGCGCCTCAAGGATGTCCGGCGCACGATTCGCCGCCTTGAGGAATTGGGAAGGCTCCGTTTCGAGCGAGCGACCCATGCCGGAGAGATCCGACAGCGCCCGGAAGATTTTCTCGCCATCGAGAACGCGGGATGGAAGGGGCGGGCGGGCAGCTCCTTCCTGGCGCGGCCGCAGGACGCGCGCTTTGCGCGTCTCGCATTCAGGGCTGGGCAACGGTCCCTCACGACCGTGACAGACAGCCTGCTGCTTGATGACAAGCCGATTGCCGTCAGCCTCAATCTTGTTGCCGGCGATACGATATTCACGCCCAAGACGGCCTATGACGAGGCCTACCGGCGTTACAGTCCCGGGCTCGTGCTGGAATTCCGCGTCATGCAGGCATTCTACGATGAAAGCGCAGATGGCGCCGAAGCCCAGGGAACGGTCATGGACGCGGCCACGACCGTGGATGGCCATCTCGTGCAAGGGCTATGGAATGCGACGAGGGCGATGGGAACCGTGCTGATCGGTCCCGATAGGCCACGCACCTATGCCCAGGCTCTTTATGAGCGAGGTCACCATCGCCTGCGGGAGACGGCGAAGACATACCTGAAGGGCTATTGGAATTTGAAGGGATATGGGCGGCGCCAGATCGGGTCTTGA
- a CDS encoding Lipopolysaccharide biosynthesis protein — MAPRMGSGKARQGATVMGARLMGAALGFAGQAMAARMLGPDEFGRYGVILVWLLLLGHAASAGTSQLVYRNLAVYRAAGSGDLALGLLRMAAVMVLITSIVLAGGGLLALHLMLVGIDGRYVVLGTMALSAVPLLAIQDLLEAIARGLDRPVLGIGPAFLLRHLALLAGLGAVSLLGAGANEVTVLGLTIGGLAASIVVQAWLVIPHVLPLLRGARPLYRRTQWLRTALPIAWVEAAEVLFQNMDMIVLAIFVPAGEAALYFAATRLVQILGYVPYATSAVTAQTYAVLGESRDRAGLQRLIGRATLVVTALVGLGAVCLSLAGEPLLGLFGAEFKAASGLLPVLCAALVIAAALGPGEDVLTMLGQERACARIYMTALAAGLLAHLVLIPVYGAMGAAMAMALGLGLRGVLMASVAYRRLDLVLPVWGGLLVVPAARGVARTATAVTVPAPGERR; from the coding sequence ATGGCGCCTCGCATGGGTTCCGGAAAGGCGCGGCAGGGGGCGACTGTGATGGGCGCCCGCTTGATGGGCGCGGCCCTCGGCTTCGCCGGCCAGGCCATGGCCGCTCGCATGCTCGGGCCGGATGAATTCGGGCGCTATGGCGTCATTCTGGTATGGCTGCTGCTGCTGGGTCATGCGGCGTCCGCCGGTACAAGCCAGCTCGTCTATCGCAATCTGGCGGTCTATCGCGCCGCCGGATCGGGGGATCTGGCGCTCGGTCTCCTGCGAATGGCCGCGGTCATGGTGCTGATCACCTCCATCGTCCTTGCAGGCGGAGGTCTCCTGGCGCTTCATCTGATGCTCGTTGGCATCGACGGCCGCTATGTGGTTCTCGGTACGATGGCCCTTAGCGCGGTGCCGCTTCTGGCGATACAGGATCTGCTCGAAGCGATCGCGCGTGGTCTCGACAGGCCGGTGCTCGGCATCGGGCCGGCCTTCCTCCTGCGCCATCTCGCGCTTCTCGCCGGTCTCGGTGCAGTGAGTCTGCTCGGCGCCGGCGCGAATGAGGTCACGGTTCTCGGTCTTACGATCGGCGGGCTGGCCGCCAGCATCGTGGTTCAGGCCTGGCTCGTCATCCCGCATGTCCTGCCACTGTTGCGCGGGGCGCGACCGCTGTATCGCCGGACGCAATGGCTGCGGACCGCCTTGCCGATTGCCTGGGTGGAAGCGGCGGAGGTGCTGTTTCAGAACATGGACATGATCGTGCTCGCGATCTTCGTGCCCGCCGGGGAGGCGGCGCTGTATTTCGCCGCGACACGCCTTGTCCAGATCCTCGGCTATGTCCCCTATGCGACGTCGGCGGTGACCGCGCAGACCTACGCTGTGCTGGGCGAATCGCGCGACCGGGCTGGCCTGCAACGGCTGATCGGGAGGGCGACCCTTGTCGTGACAGCCCTCGTTGGCCTCGGCGCTGTCTGCCTTTCGCTGGCGGGCGAGCCGCTTCTTGGCCTCTTCGGCGCGGAGTTCAAGGCGGCGTCCGGGTTGCTTCCGGTCTTGTGCGCCGCTCTTGTCATCGCGGCCGCGCTTGGTCCCGGAGAGGATGTCCTGACCATGCTCGGCCAGGAGCGGGCCTGCGCGCGAATCTATATGACGGCGCTGGCTGCCGGCCTTCTGGCACATCTCGTCCTGATACCCGTCTATGGGGCGATGGGGGCGGCCATGGCGATGGCCCTGGGGCTCGGCCTGCGCGGCGTATTGATGGCTTCTGTCGCCTATCGCCGCCTCGATCTCGTCCTCCCGGTCTGGGGTGGATTGCTCGTGGTTCCCGCAGCACGGGGCGTCGCGAGAACGGCGACCGCTGTCACCGTTCCGGCCCCGGGGGAGAGGCGATGA
- a CDS encoding GNAT family N-acetyltransferase, which translates to MPIELQLFHSMQSVEGPWRTLEADGYLTPYQRFDFLRAYLATVPDERRAIAAVGFFVGQRPIALLPLAITRRFGVATAQLVGAELGGSGCLIMGRGADARVSDALLHRAFDLVRREIGRLDLVNLKNLPPTWLERQNPLLVLPHWRASDDLYSLAIDEGTFARRIRAKRRANIERGRRRLKELFGPLAFRRAATSAELAAIHEAFLSQRGQRFARMGIDNVFAREEVVSFFLEASRQSFGAERPALCFHALYAGEEIVATACGTFCGSHYSMYINSTAPGRAARYSLTAILMQELMRELIACGVTSIDMGVGDFPYKLEWTNPVPLFDSVVGLSPLGHMLAPFIMARGMAKRLIKRNDRLWSIVSQIRLARHRLHLLGERLWERFGQRAASAIAWCSLFDHAVQVL; encoded by the coding sequence GTGCCGATCGAGCTGCAACTCTTTCACTCAATGCAATCAGTTGAAGGCCCCTGGCGCACACTGGAAGCTGACGGCTATCTCACGCCATACCAGCGCTTCGATTTTCTCCGGGCCTATCTCGCCACCGTGCCGGACGAGCGTCGCGCCATTGCGGCTGTTGGCTTTTTCGTGGGGCAAAGGCCGATTGCTTTGCTCCCGCTGGCCATCACACGGCGCTTCGGTGTGGCGACGGCACAGCTGGTGGGCGCGGAGCTAGGCGGAAGCGGCTGCCTGATCATGGGGAGAGGAGCCGACGCGCGGGTGTCCGATGCCCTGCTCCACAGGGCATTTGACCTTGTGCGACGGGAGATCGGGCGGCTCGATCTGGTCAATCTGAAGAACCTGCCGCCCACGTGGCTCGAGCGGCAAAACCCGTTGCTCGTTCTGCCCCATTGGCGAGCGTCGGATGATCTCTACAGCCTCGCCATCGACGAGGGCACTTTCGCGCGTCGCATCAGGGCCAAGCGCCGTGCCAACATCGAGCGCGGCAGACGACGGCTGAAAGAGCTGTTCGGGCCGCTGGCTTTCAGGAGGGCGGCGACGTCCGCGGAGCTCGCCGCGATCCATGAGGCTTTTCTGTCCCAACGTGGGCAGCGCTTTGCGCGGATGGGCATCGACAATGTCTTCGCGCGGGAGGAGGTCGTGTCCTTCTTCCTTGAGGCGTCGCGCCAGTCGTTCGGCGCTGAGCGCCCGGCGCTTTGCTTCCACGCGCTCTACGCCGGGGAGGAGATCGTCGCCACGGCTTGCGGCACGTTCTGCGGCTCACATTACTCGATGTATATCAACTCCACCGCACCGGGGCGCGCTGCAAGATACAGCCTCACGGCGATCCTCATGCAGGAACTCATGCGCGAACTCATCGCCTGTGGCGTGACGTCGATCGACATGGGCGTCGGCGATTTTCCCTACAAGCTTGAATGGACCAATCCGGTTCCGCTGTTTGACAGTGTCGTGGGCCTCAGCCCGCTTGGCCACATGCTCGCGCCTTTCATCATGGCCAGAGGCATGGCGAAACGCCTCATCAAGCGCAATGACCGTCTGTGGTCGATTGTCAGCCAGATCAGGCTCGCCCGCCATCGTCTCCATCTCCTTGGTGAACGTCTCTGGGAGCGCTTCGGGCAACGTGCCGCCAGCGCGATCGCCTGGTGCTCGCTGTTCGATCATGCGGTGCAGGTGCTGTGA
- a CDS encoding SCP domain-containing protein encodes MGLRPLCVLALCLVVVACAGPRSRYPIEEASTRDAPAAAAAISEFRQSQGLGPVVVDSRLNEAALQQAKAMAASDTLSHTVAGDFSSRMQGMGFIWGYSAENLGMGYRDLAGAIRGWKASSGHRQNLLLPQATRIGLARARGAGKNYWALVLASPDMTPDGRPKL; translated from the coding sequence ATGGGATTGAGACCGCTGTGTGTGCTCGCGCTGTGCCTGGTCGTTGTCGCCTGCGCCGGCCCACGGTCGCGCTATCCCATCGAGGAAGCCAGCACCCGTGATGCGCCGGCTGCCGCGGCTGCGATCTCAGAGTTCCGACAAAGCCAGGGTCTCGGTCCGGTTGTTGTCGACAGCCGGCTGAATGAGGCAGCTCTCCAACAGGCGAAGGCCATGGCGGCGAGCGACACGCTGTCTCACACCGTCGCCGGGGATTTCTCCAGCCGCATGCAGGGCATGGGTTTCATCTGGGGCTACAGCGCGGAGAACCTTGGCATGGGCTATCGGGATCTCGCGGGCGCAATTCGCGGCTGGAAGGCCTCTTCCGGCCACCGGCAGAACCTCCTCCTGCCCCAGGCGACCCGTATTGGCCTCGCCCGGGCGCGAGGTGCCGGCAAGAACTACTGGGCCCTTGTTCTCGCGAGCCCGGACATGACTCCAGACGGCCGCCCGAAGCTTTAG